One stretch of Gemmatimonadota bacterium DNA includes these proteins:
- a CDS encoding sulfatase gives MSDPMNIVVIVADTFRTSFLGAYGNDWIHTPNLDQFAEEGVRFTNAHPECLPTIPTRRTLHTGRRAFPFKDYSPVPWDNVYLAGWQPMSGDEGTIAEALVQAGYHTGFFADVPHYFVPGMNFTRGFRQWEFIRGQAEDRYRAIAAADPALIECYKLREGQPQNLIRAHLVNVQPQRPEETWPAARTFRAAIEFLEQNASNTPFYLYVDSFTPHETWEAPLHYYDLYGSREDRVPICLNVPYGPLSANPDYEDRLASIRANYAGLVTMVDTWFGRLVDTIDRVSLRDNTMVIFLSDHGTNFADNTEGIIGKPADYMYPGTMCIPMILRHPQNKSAGTISNAFVYTLDIPATVLDISGVSPIGEIDGQSLLPIVESSGTFSQRDYLTCRYGNSVWYKDNTTWFFSQVNFSGPRVFDLESDPDCTQNIAERAADRIERAKRRILEDAGGEIPIYQRKESTDALGRPEFTV, from the coding sequence ATGTCAGACCCTATGAACATCGTCGTCATCGTAGCCGATACGTTTCGCACCTCATTCCTGGGTGCTTACGGAAACGACTGGATCCACACGCCAAACCTCGACCAATTTGCCGAAGAGGGCGTGCGCTTCACCAATGCCCATCCCGAGTGCCTGCCCACCATCCCGACGCGGCGAACCCTTCACACCGGACGCCGAGCCTTTCCCTTCAAAGACTATAGTCCCGTTCCCTGGGACAATGTCTATCTCGCCGGATGGCAACCCATGTCGGGTGATGAGGGTACAATCGCCGAAGCCCTCGTGCAGGCTGGTTATCACACCGGTTTCTTTGCCGATGTCCCCCATTACTTTGTTCCTGGAATGAATTTTACGCGGGGCTTCCGCCAATGGGAATTCATTCGCGGTCAGGCAGAGGATCGCTATCGCGCCATAGCCGCAGCAGACCCGGCATTGATCGAATGCTATAAACTCAGAGAAGGACAGCCTCAGAATCTGATCCGCGCCCATCTGGTCAATGTGCAACCCCAGCGTCCCGAAGAGACCTGGCCCGCTGCGCGGACGTTTCGCGCTGCCATTGAATTTCTGGAGCAAAACGCTTCAAACACGCCCTTTTACCTCTATGTCGATAGCTTTACCCCCCACGAAACATGGGAAGCACCACTCCATTACTACGACCTGTATGGTAGCCGCGAAGACAGAGTACCCATTTGTCTCAATGTACCTTATGGTCCCCTGAGCGCCAATCCCGACTACGAAGATCGGCTCGCTTCTATTCGCGCCAATTATGCCGGACTCGTCACAATGGTGGATACCTGGTTTGGACGGCTGGTCGATACAATCGACAGAGTGAGCTTGCGGGACAATACCATGGTCATTTTTCTGAGCGACCACGGCACAAATTTCGCCGACAATACCGAAGGCATAATCGGCAAACCCGCAGACTACATGTATCCGGGCACCATGTGTATCCCGATGATCTTGCGACACCCGCAAAACAAAAGCGCCGGAACCATCTCCAACGCCTTTGTCTATACCCTCGATATACCCGCAACAGTGCTCGACATTTCTGGCGTCTCACCAATCGGAGAAATCGACGGACAGAGCCTGCTGCCCATCGTTGAATCCTCCGGCACATTCAGCCAGCGAGACTATCTAACATGCCGCTACGGCAATTCCGTCTGGTACAAAGACAATACCACCTGGTTCTTTTCTCAGGTGAACTTTTCTGGGCCTCGCGTCTTCGACCTGGAATCAGACCCGGACTGCACCCAGAACATCGCCGAAAGAGCCGCAGATAGAATCGAACGGGCAAAACGCCGCATTCTCGAAGACGCTGGCGGCGAAATCCCCATCTACCAGCGTAAAGAATCCACCGATGCCCTCGGCCGCCCAGAATTTACTGTATGA